GGCCCTCCCACGTCGAGGACGATCTTCGCTGCCGCACCCGTGCGCATCAGCTCGAAGGCCTCGCCGTATTCTGCGAGCGGCAGCGTGTGGGTGATGATCGGTCGCAGATCGATGCGGCCGCTCTTGAGCAGCGCTTGCGTCTGATACCAGGTTTCGAACATCAGCCTCCCGTTGACGCCGAGCACCGTCAGTCCTTTGAAGATGATGCGCTCGGCGAGGTTCAGGTTGACGTTATCGCTGGGAATGCCGAGCAGCGCTGCGGTTCCCCCATTGCGCACCATCTGCAAACCGCTGTCGATCGCGGCGCCGCTGCCGGACATCTCGAGCAAGACATCGACGCCGTCGCCGTTGGTGAGCGCGCGGATCTCTTCGACGAGCCCCGGCTGCGATGCGAGAAACGTGCGATCCGCACCCAGGCGCTTAGCCAAACTCAGCTTCGCTTGATTGACGTCGATGGCAAAGACGGATGCGGCGCCTGCGGCGCGCGCAACCGGAATCGCCATGAGGCCGATC
This portion of the Candidatus Dormiibacterota bacterium genome encodes:
- the tdh gene encoding L-threonine 3-dehydrogenase, which codes for MQEVPVPSIGPTDVLIRVDKVGICGTDYHIYVWDHWAQERVHPPCIIGHEFMGCVEAVGDAVRAVRVGDRVSGEGHIADLTCFLCRTGQAHICERLKIIGVDRDGAFAEYIAMPEYNVWKLDPAIPDVVAAVLDPLGNAVHTVMAAGVSTRSVAITGVGSIGLMAIPVARAAGAASVFAIDVNQAKLSLAKRLGADRTFLASQPGLVEEIRALTNGDGVDVLLEMSGSGAAIDSGLQMVRNGGTAALLGIPSDNVNLNLAERIIFKGLTVLGVNGRLMFETWYQTQALLKSGRIDLRPIITHTLPLAEYGEAFELMRTGAAAKIVLDVGGPGH